Proteins encoded within one genomic window of Actinomycetota bacterium:
- a CDS encoding winged helix-turn-helix domain-containing protein: protein MGTRRSQDGAHPKGEPKAVHVVRTPEQLKAFTDPLRNQILAILAEAPATNQQIAGRLGESQAKVLYHVRVLLGQRLIRLVRTNVKGGNVEKYYRAVARVFSLRPGPDMFPALVTAGLDAVRQEVATSVATWPDQARWFETRSRRISAEHAAEFARRMAELIREFWDEAEEDAEAPLLGLAALTYRDPTDGVARSSE from the coding sequence GTGGGAACCAGGCGAAGTCAGGACGGCGCGCACCCCAAGGGCGAGCCGAAGGCAGTTCACGTCGTGCGTACCCCCGAGCAGCTCAAGGCGTTCACGGATCCGCTGCGCAACCAGATCCTGGCCATCCTGGCGGAGGCGCCGGCGACGAACCAGCAGATTGCCGGCCGACTGGGTGAGTCGCAGGCGAAGGTGCTCTACCACGTGCGCGTCCTGCTTGGGCAACGACTCATTCGCTTGGTTCGAACCAACGTCAAGGGCGGCAACGTCGAGAAGTACTACCGGGCGGTGGCGCGCGTGTTCAGCTTGCGCCCCGGGCCGGACATGTTCCCGGCTCTTGTTACCGCCGGACTCGACGCCGTGCGCCAGGAAGTGGCTACGAGCGTTGCGACTTGGCCGGACCAGGCGCGGTGGTTTGAGACCAGAAGCCGGCGGATCTCCGCCGAGCACGCCGCGGAGTTCGCGCGCCGAATGGCCGAACTCATCCGGGAGTTCTGGGACGAGGCGGAAGAGGATGCTGAGGCGCCGTTGCTGGGCCTTGCCGCGCTCACGTACCGGGATCCGACCGACGGCGTCGCGAGGTCGTCCGAGTGA
- a CDS encoding aldehyde dehydrogenase family protein, with the protein MKQYELFIDGDHTAAASRGTIESIDPATGAVVARVARAMPTDARRAIAAARAAFDDGRWNSRPLEWRTEVLLSAVELLWSRRSQLAELEALDTGIPIRTTTAMIASALHQVRDLVNIAAGICTVEPLPHNEFPSPVQNLLMRDPYGVCAAIVPFASPFATAAWKVFAALAMGNTVVLKPSPSTPCTAMELAVALDESGLPPGCLNVLCGADARVGEELVTNTLVDHVAFTGSTDTGRTIGRIAAQTVKRVTLQLSGKSANILLDDADLDVAVPGALWAIYLAAGQTCRAGSRLLVPRKMAEEVTDRIVSAATQLRVGPTLEWDTDFGPLASRAQLERVERYVSVGRTDGAALACGGHRLAEEALTHGFYYAPTVFTAVRNDMRIAQEEILGPVLSVIPYADVEEAVAIANATIYGLAGAVWSRDVPRALSVAQRLRAGTVWINDYHMLTATAPVGGYAQSGIGKELGIAGCLEYAQSKHVWVDQGRTLESHTWTPVIGIDRIFGVTAE; encoded by the coding sequence GTGAAACAGTACGAACTCTTCATCGACGGCGACCACACGGCGGCCGCGTCGCGAGGAACGATCGAGTCGATCGACCCGGCGACCGGCGCGGTCGTCGCGCGCGTCGCGCGCGCCATGCCGACCGACGCGCGCCGGGCGATCGCGGCGGCGCGCGCGGCTTTCGACGACGGTCGCTGGAACTCTCGTCCGCTGGAGTGGCGAACCGAAGTCTTGCTGTCGGCCGTCGAACTCCTCTGGAGTCGCCGGTCACAACTGGCCGAGTTAGAGGCCCTCGACACCGGCATTCCCATCCGCACGACCACGGCCATGATTGCGTCCGCACTTCACCAAGTCCGAGACCTGGTGAACATCGCTGCCGGCATCTGCACGGTCGAACCCTTGCCCCACAACGAGTTCCCCTCGCCGGTTCAGAACCTGCTGATGCGGGATCCCTACGGGGTGTGCGCCGCCATCGTTCCGTTTGCGTCCCCGTTCGCGACCGCGGCGTGGAAAGTCTTCGCAGCGCTTGCGATGGGGAACACCGTCGTGCTCAAGCCCTCCCCTTCGACGCCGTGCACGGCGATGGAATTGGCGGTCGCACTCGACGAGTCGGGCTTGCCTCCCGGCTGCCTGAACGTGCTGTGCGGGGCCGACGCGCGCGTCGGAGAGGAACTTGTCACCAACACGCTCGTCGATCACGTTGCATTCACAGGATCAACCGACACCGGGCGCACGATCGGCCGGATCGCGGCCCAGACCGTGAAACGCGTGACGCTTCAACTCAGCGGCAAGAGCGCCAACATCCTGCTCGACGATGCGGACCTCGACGTCGCCGTCCCAGGCGCCCTGTGGGCGATCTACCTCGCTGCGGGCCAAACCTGCCGGGCAGGCTCACGACTGCTCGTTCCGAGGAAGATGGCCGAAGAAGTCACAGACCGAATCGTGTCGGCCGCAACTCAACTTCGCGTGGGCCCGACGCTCGAATGGGATACCGACTTCGGCCCGCTGGCCTCCCGCGCACAACTTGAGCGCGTCGAGCGTTACGTGAGCGTCGGACGGACCGACGGAGCGGCGCTCGCGTGCGGAGGTCACCGGCTGGCGGAGGAAGCCCTGACCCACGGCTTCTACTACGCGCCGACTGTGTTCACGGCCGTTCGCAACGACATGCGCATTGCGCAAGAAGAGATCCTCGGCCCCGTCCTGTCCGTCATTCCCTACGCCGATGTCGAAGAGGCCGTCGCGATCGCGAACGCAACGATTTACGGGCTTGCCGGCGCAGTCTGGAGCCGCGACGTGCCGCGGGCCTTGTCGGTGGCGCAGCGCCTGCGCGCGGGAACGGTGTGGATCAACGACTACCACATGCTCACAGCAACGGCACCTGTCGGTGGATACGCGCAGTCGGGGATCGGCAAGGAACTAGGAATCGCCGGCTGCCTTGAATACGCGCAGTCGAAACACGTCTGGGTGGATCAAGGCCGGACGCTCGAATCCCACACATGGACGCCGGTCATCGGAATCGACCGCATCTTCGGCGTCACCGCCGAGTAG